The nucleotide sequence TAAAAACCTCCATATAAGTTCTCAAATTAAACGCGACTGTAAGAGTACAAATTGCATAATAGACAGCTTTTTCCTTAACCCCACAAAGTGGGGTCATTATTACCCATGGCAATTTTATGACTTTGTTGTCAAAATGTTTATCTAACACTTGAGAAGCATTGTCCATAAAATGATGAAAGAAAACGCATTAAGAGAgcaaataaacttttattgAGATAGAATTCTCGTTACTAAACCAGATGTGCCCCAGCTTTCGCCCTCCCCCCCTTCAACACCCCCGGAGCCCCACAAACCCATCGACGGATGGGTCAACGCcaacaaaaagcaaatagCCAACGAACGATCATGAGTTCGAGAGGTTGAAAAGGGGCAGTATAGACATATATAGAGTGAGTAGGGGGGGACCAACATAACAGCTTGACAattgttttataattattttatcatGAACAAAGAAGAAAGAAGTGAGTGAAATAAAGACATAAGAAACACAAAATTGAGTAAAAAATACCCTGcagtaaattataaaatatgctgaatacaatatatgtattaaatattatcaATTTATAAGCTAGTTGATTGGCTGTCTAAAACTGCATAGCTACCAATGACTATCATTgtcatataatataaaatgtaaaataaatattttaatgcagCCAATTGCATTTGATATTACTCGGCAAGAAgatgatttttaaaaacatctTAAGCTTTCATTAACGAATAATCAAGCAAAGATTTTTGCTATTTGAGTTAACCAGCATGCCCGAACAGTTGGCAACCGAGTAGCGGGTAGCATAAAAGgaaaattgcttaatttatgtGTCATTTATCTAAATGGAGCAGCCGAGCAAAAGCAATGAAAGCAAAGAGCCAATGACGCCTGTTCCGTCTCctcatattatttttataaagcTCCGCGATAAGCAACTGTCAGTCGGTGCAATGGGGGCCAAAGGGGCCAAAGGGAGCAAAAGGGGTTGTGGTGCCATAGTAATTAAAAATCTTCAACTCTCGTTGTTTCTGCTGTCTTTTGCTGGCGACAATAATCGCCGTCTGTGTGTGGAAAAGAGACACACAAACGAGCACAGGgggacggacggacagaacATGcgattaaaattttaaatgacaGTTGACAGTTTCATCATCAGCATGTGTACAAGAGTTTTACATAGATATGAGGCAGATAGTGCCTTTCATGGAGTTCCGGGGGCTGACGGCGACAGGAACTGGTGAGCAGGTGAAATGTCATATGAGATCGACTTTGCTGCGGAAACTGAAAACCAGAAAAAGGGGCACCTGATGAGAAGAAGcgcaaaatatgcaaatgcttCTCAGTTATCTGTATCGTGAATTGTATGTGTCGGGTGGAATTAATATTAGTTGACATTTCgggaaaaatgttttaaattcatATTCTAATACCAATTGATTTCGTCTAATTGAAAAGTGTATCTGGTAACATCAAGTATTCTTAAAATCAATAGTTTCCCATGAGCTGAACCTTGCTAGCTGCGCAATGTGTTGAAATTCAAAGTAAGTCCATCAAGACAAGTACTTCATTTGTGTGGAATTGTCACCCAGACCAGAAAATAAAGCGACAAAAAGTCACTCTCTAACTGAAGGCAGTCTTCTACTGAAGAAGTAGTGCCTAATATCTTACTTGAACAAAGGTAAAGCATTGTTGGTGTCTGAATTTCTGTTTTGGGCCCACATATTAACACCTTTTGTGATTATTGTCTTGCCAAAGCTAAATAGTATTATCAACCAGAACAATGGCCACAAATGTGGCTTCTTCTCATAATGAAATGCAATGAGACATTGGCTAAAAATGGAATTCTGCTGCATGCACTTCATCAAGAGAAGGAAAAGGAGATGAGGGAGAAGAACccctgactgactggctgacagCTGAAAAAGTCACCTCACTCCCGTCTTTTCCCCGGAGGAACccgtttctctcagtgcaacATGCATTCCTCATGCCATACAAAACAATTGACAtgcattgttgctgctgctactggcATGTTGCTCTTGCTGCTGGGATGTTGCTGCATCTCTCAGTTCCTGGCAGCCTCTCAACTGCAGAACCCCAGAAATTGTCACAGCAACTTGTGCCGCGCACAATTTTCCAAAATGAAGCTGAATTAAGTGAAAAAGTACAAAACTGGTTTCAAAAGGtgcagacaaaaaaaaaacgacaaaGACATTAGCTCTTGATAAAGATTTAGGACCAAAATCATAACACAAAAACCAAGacatacatttaattttttcaaatatcaATGAAATATATGATTTTCTTCCCTAGACGCAGATAATTAATTGTCGGGAACTCTGAAATTTCTCTCAGTGATACTTTTAGCAATAAGGACACAAATAGAACTGGTTCTGTGTATAGGCCCTGCTCTTCATTTATCAATACTTGATCGGAGACCGAAAGTCCGGTTTCCCTGGCTGgtgcatttcatttgattttatttcattcgGATTGCAAACCATTCTCAGGCTCAGATATAAATTAAGATCCATATCGGAAGGGAAACTGGAACTGCGATTGAGTTGGTGGAAATCGAAAGAAGCCAACGGCAGGTGGCATTTCGTATCGGAGAGCTCGGGATATGATCCCGATTCAGATTCAGACCCAGAATTGTGATTTATATTCAATAGTTGTATACGTGGGATTAGCTCgtttatttcatttggttAAATTTTCACTTGCGAAGAATTCTTCTCCGTAAATTCTTTTCCACAGAGGATATTGCCGACTGCCTGCtgttatttattgtattcgTTTATCGGCGTTTTCCCGGTTTCCAACTCGCTTAATTTGCCCGGTCCAGTCTCAAGTATCCCTCTCTTGTTCtatttagctatttttttctctttctaGCAAAGGCAGGCTCTTGGTTTGTCAGCATGACATGACTTTTATGGTATAAAGTTATATTTCAGGCTTCCACTCGTAGATAACTTCAAAGGCTGGCGATTTGTAAAGGCGCCATCTGGCGTTGAGAATGCGAATTCAATGGCTATAAATGTCAGAGCATCGATGGGTTAACGATTTATGCTATAGGCGGTACCATTAAATCGGGATTATAATGTTTGGGGCTTGGGAAGCGATTCCTTGGCACGGAATCCCCTTagaaaagttaaacaaaaaatttaaaaaccacAAATGTAAAAATTGGTTGCAACTGGTTGAAGGgtttttaattagttaaaaATTGTCTATATGAAacatatcaaaaaaaaatgttgattactaatacataaaaaacaaGAGTGCGAGACGCATTAATTGAAAGCATTTCCAACTCAACGAAGCGTGGCAAATTTCCCAGCGGCCGCAGCGTGGAAAGGCGCGACCAGTTTTCACAGGGAAACCGAAATTAACATGTCACCTATAAGGAGAAAAAGAGCGAAAAGGCAGAAGCTTCGACGAGGGGCTAATCGATAATTTATGAGCGGAAATATGGCACGCCTAACGAATGATGGATTAATTTGTGGTACGGGAATCGGGGGGGCAGGTGTGAGTTGGGTATATTGTAACATGTTTATAAATAACGCTAATGAGCGGGGGAGATCGGTTGGTGGCAAGAGGTGGTGCAACCTAACCGCTCgtaaaatgtttaaacaaGCGGCGCATTGACTTTGAACTAAAAAAAAGGGGTGGAGTGGCCCCACAGACGCTGCTGTTTGGGGTAATCGTTGAGTAAATATTTACCCCGAAAGAGGTACATGAAATGGTAAAATTAAACATTGTTTATCTCCCGCTTTTCCCCCTTTGGCAATAAACGGGTATTTTCAACTCATATCCCTCGCAATTGTTGACATTAATTAATGTTTAGCTTAAAAGGTCAATGGGTTTCGTTGGAAGTGTCCCAATAAGTGAGTTTACATgttgtcttaataaataatgaattaTCACTTTGTCTTACAACATTTGAAAATATGCAAAGGTAAAAAAGGATTTGAAAGCTATATAAGTGACTAATTCATATTGACTTATAActttcaataatttttaatacaaTACCTTAAAATACGATACTTTTATTTAGATACATCAAATGCTATAGTaaattttttcgttttattcaACTTTCAGGTGACATCCTTTCTGGCGTTTGTTTCGTGGGCCAGCTGGACACGCACTCCCTGGGCGCGTTCCTGATCCTTCCACTCTGCATTTATCTCTCGATCGGAGCACTATTCCTGCTGGCCGgatttatttcgcttttccgGATCCGGACAGTTATGAAAACGGACGGAAAGAGGACAGACAAACTGGAGCGCCTGATGTTGCGAATAGGTTTCTTCTCTGGACTTTTCATTCTGCCCGCCGTGGGATTACTGGGCTGCTTGTTCTACGAGTACTACAACTTTGACGAGTGGATGATCCAATGGCACAGGGATATCTGCAAGCCCTTCTCAATTCCGTGCCCGGCAGCCAGGGCGCCGGGATCTCCAGAAGCCCGCCCCATCTTTCAGATCTTTATGGTCAAGTACCTTTGCTCCATGCTGGTGGGGGTCACTTCCAGCGTTTGGCTGTATTCCAGCAAGACGATGGTCAGCTGGCGGAACTTCGTGGAGAGGTTGCAGGGCAAGGAGCCCCGGACCCGGGCGCAGGCGTACGTCTAGTATGAGACGGGTCCGGCGGGCGGGGCCAAGTCCACGCCCCTTACTCCCGATCCGGAGGCGGCTAACGAAAGTTACTTAGAGTTTAGCACATAGACGTTCCCTAtgcccagaaaaaaaaaaaaaaaataacacgCAGTCGTAGTTCTTAGTGGCTTTGTATAAAGTTCATCATCTACATATGTCCCCGAAAATCCATGAAAAGAGAAAATCAAAAGTTGACCCTAGGCTATTGTTTGAATTAAAAGTACATTAGTTGATACGAAAGCAAGCTTGTTGAACCAAAACTATGCGTATAAGTTGAGACTCTAGCTCTAAGTCGAGTTGTATTTTGTAGGATTTCATTGCTATCGCGGTATACGAACCTGTAGCACCTATGATATTTCATTTTTGACGCAAGTTTTAAGTTAGGTTCCGATTTTTTGAAAGCTTTAAATGTGCCCTACAATTAATGAGAATGTAGCTATAAATAGAGTATTACGATAACGATATGAACGTCAGGCATTCAAAGGATGTGAGCCCCGGCTGCTCTGCAGTAGATTTTATAAGCCAAGGcttaaaatttcattcattagTCACAgaagaaattattttcaacCCAGACATAAtaatgcatatgcatatagaGCACACAATCCGTACATATACCCAAGCAGGTTGGTGCTCACATCTATGCTTcatctatgtatgtataaacaaaaaaggaaaccataaactatataaatgtattatgTAGCAATAAATGTCCTCCATGTGCTAAACTTACTGCAAATAcgattattataattttaactATAACTCTAACtgtatttgtaattttaactGTAATTGTATATTTGTTGAACTAATTAATTCTAAACGCGTAATggaataatttttaattcaatttttaaatgacGTTGTAGTCATAGCACTTAagcgaacaaacaaacaaaacacgCAAAATTTTGTTGCCACTTTATGGAAATTTTTCCCTTCACCCCAACTAAATAAGAGTTGAAACtgccatttaaatatttgtagaCACATGAGAAATCACCGAAAGGAAGAAAGGATGCGATGTTTGCCAACTGTTGAGCATTTGTTTTCTGCGCATTTAATTGAGTCCTCAATTTAAATTGGCACTAGTAATACGTGAAATTATGTCCAAGCCAGATTTGTGTAGCATTTAAGCTGATGGAAATGCATATTAATTATAGCAATTATCGATAGTCGGTGTAACATAGCGAATGCCCAGCGGCAAGCGAACAATTATAAGtgtataaaacaaataaaaacatgcAGAACATCATTGAAGCATTCAatggcaaacacacaaacggaaaatgcaaaaataaaactttattttattgttaaagACTGAAATATGAAGTGTTTTTAATTGGATTCCCAGTCCATGCTTATGCAATTGCTGGTGTTGACCAACGCAACCTTTTAGCGGTTTTTCAATTACTTAAGTTATTTGAGAATTAAGGACCTTcaagatttaatttaattttttcatttgtaagCTTTCATCGTAAGCGACATTGCATTCtttcatatataaataatttgtagAGCTTTTCCTTTActagatattaaaaaaatttagaCAAAGTTAATGTTTTGTAATTTAGTttctaattataatttttttttttttttgtggataTAAATACTATAATTTCATTCAAGCTATAAGATGAACAAGTCTTAGAAAGgcgttttctttttatggATCATTTCGAGTATCGCTTTTgctgtttaatttttaatcgCAGCTATTTGTTCAATAAGTAATTGAAACGTTTTGAATATATAAACATTGAACTAGAACGCAGTGGTTTCCAGTGTTAATGACTTATTCGTCGACTGAATATCCTGCGCACATCAGCGTGTAGAGCCCTACGCCTGCATATCGGGCACCGATGTGATCTGCGGATGGCAGTTCTGATGCAGCTATTCCCGAATAGGTGTCCACATCGGAGAGAGACCACTCGATGTCTGCCATTGGAAGACCAGGGTGAGAGGCAAATCGAACAGGTAATGTCCTCTTGCATACTTTCCATCCTACGGCTGAGTCCGTCTAGTCCCTCGCGCAGCTCATACAGATTCTCACTCATATTCATCGCATTATGATGCTCCACCGAAATCTGACCGAATATATTCAGCTGCAACTGCTCTAGGATGCGTGTACGCTCGGAATTGAACCACTTCATGTTGTTGTTAAGGACCTCCATTCTGCGCACACGTTCTTCTATGCTGACATCAGAATCCAGCAACTGCTGCGCCCTTAGGAAAAGATGTTCGGTGACTTGCATGAAGATCATCTTCCCCACAAGAGACTTCATCTTGTTTAGGGACTCCGAGCTGTTCGACGACATTGTGTATTGTGATGACAAAAATCTTTCTTGCAAGTCGGATTGCTAGGTTGTTACTTTTAGTTGTCAAGCAGTTGAATTCATAGAATGTGTGATAAAAAAgttgtttttaaatttgaagtGAATTTCCAAACATATAATTTTGGAGAACTTTTCAAGCAACCCTTACAAGTTTCTGATGATGTATATTTacgacaatttttagccaagtctTCAGGTTTCAACAGCCAACAGccatttttcgaaataaaGTTACCTTCTATTCACCCATTCACCTCTAAGAGCTCTCGAAAAATCCCGATTCTTCTCACCTCCATTTTGTGGGGATACAACTTTTCCCATTAGAAGCAACTACACATGTAAGCGGGCAGACAAACCATGGCCACAAAAGCAGCTAGAATTCAATCATAACTTGCCAACACCCGCTGGCCAAGTTGCACGACTTTTTGTACACCACCCACCCGCCAAACACTTGAAACACATGGCCGTAAGCCTTGAAATTTACGAGTCGCAACGAGAAATCCACGCCCATATAATTTTGATTACACTTGTTTTCTAAATACTCTCCCATAGAAACCGCAAAAAGGCAtgaaaaacattgaaaaaggaaaactcacagacaaaaacaaaagcatttgAAACACATGTGTACGGTGAAAAGGccaaaataaaatctaaaCTAAGCACTGTACTTTCTGGGGGGATAGTGATGTAAcacagcaaaaaaatattacaagcTTGAAATAAGAAAATACATTGTacgttttataattttatatgaTAAAAGTAATTACCCCACATTATTTTCCTTTGACTATGTTACAGACCCAATCAATCAATAGATTTATAATTACAATTCTGGATTAAACAAACACCATAACATTATTCCCGTATAAATCACGAAtactatatttttaaacaacaatatttccatttgattTTGAACTACATTATcccgtattatttttattaaatattttattctaGTTCCAGGTAAGCAAAATGTGATCTACTTCAATTTTTTCCTGTAAATTAGAATTggacaacatttttttttacattttttccgGCGTGAACTATAGAATATATAAACGCTAAGCTCCTTGGCAACAAATTGCAGTTAAAATTTGGGAAAGTAGTTGGGGGAAATCACTCTGGCCGCCCACGCAGAGGGACATGTATTAAAGGATATGAAGGATATGGCAATGTTGTACAAAACACGTGTGCGATTTAACAACTACAACAGCCACACAGAAAACTTTTTTAGCAACACGGCGAAAAAGAACACAAAACTGCACACGAAAATGGAATCCAATGTTCGGCGGTGAGTTTTGTTGCGTTTTTATGCGACCACCATAAAAAAGTTATTAATGTGTGGGTTTCGCGAATGTGAGTAAGTGTGTTAGCGTGAGCTGCTTGGGGGCGGGAAAAGCCGAATAGAGGAAATAGGAAAAGCTGGCTGCACACGGCCACAAAATGGCGCGGGCGTGTGCAGGCGTTAATGTGGCAAAAAATGTTTCTGAACCAGGACGAATCATTTGCTCGCCGACTCAAATACACTCGAATctgtaataaaatattaaatttcaatgaaCTTATGTTTTAATGGTAAACATGTGTATACTTTGTTCTCAGAATAGAAAACGAATGATGATGGTTTGCTATATTACTTCAACTCTCTTTTTGGGCAAAAAGATcaataattgatttaaataaacCTTAAAATATCGATGAAAAACTTTGTcgtatataataaaaaagaacAGCTACATTTTTTaggcatattttttttaagattaaagtatttattattttcgcaATGAGTAGTGTATCTGCTCTCCGTTATTGGTTTCAAGTTCCAGTTCATCCgagttttattatttgcagTGCAGTTGTTACCGCAAAATGCGGGCGTGAAAATCATAAAGCAAAACATATGAGTAGATGTGAAGTTAGTAAAAAAGaaccataaaaaaaagaacttgAGGCCGTGAAAATGGTTTAAGAAAATAATCGTCACTGCTGGGGCGAAATTCCGAAATGCGATATACAACACTTATGCGGTCGCTTAGAACATTTGGTTGCAACCTAGGATAATTCGAGATTCTCATCTTACATAGAagttgaataaatcaaatcgACTGTAATTTCAAAACACAGCATTTTGAATTCGATTCTAGCAGTTTCACAGTCATCATGCAACCGAATTTAGCCGAATTCGACGTAAAAATCTGGCTTTAGGTGTCCCTAATAGCAATTCTTCCTAATAAAGAATGCTATATTTATGCTCAATTAATGGTGGCAAAGTTAGTTGCACCAAATCGACATCGCTTTTAAAAAGACCAAACAGAAGTTACACTTAATTAATTGCCAAATTCGTTGCGACACAACTgataacgaaaaaaaaaattggcccGAACGGAAGCCGCTTTGTGAACGCCTGGGGGagtttgcaatttaattgcaattttcaatTAGGCAACTGCACAAATGGACCAACAAAGAATACGCTGGAGGGCGGAGTATAGTTTACTTAATTAATGTTTTGCTAGCGAGAGCTTAAGGGGATTCCCCAACGTTGGGCGACACAAAAACGAGtcccaaaaagtatgcaatggaATTGGTTCGACAGGAAATTGATTCAATGGGATTAACATAATTAACTAATACAAGAACAGGCTTCCACAGGCGTTCAAACATGTTCGGATATAATTTCCTTTCAAGAAACGGAAATTAATGAATACCAAAATTTAATACTACGTTGTTTAAGACTTTTTTATGAACACATTtcaaactacaaactattTACTTTTTTCACAAATGACTGAAAtgttacaaattaaaataaaaatttgtattatttgcGAACTCCTAAATAGATGGAAGGAAGGATAGTTTTACTTTGaatttcaaaaagaaaaaataatggTTTCCAGTTTGCTGCGACACACACCAATCTATTTTCAAACCGTGCCGTACAAAAATTTCGACAGCTGCGCTCAACTAGCAATGAAATTTTATTGCCATTGGGGGGACTTAGCCCCCAGGAACCCCCATTGCCCACCAACCGACGCCATTTTCGACTAGCTGAAATCACACAAAAGGCTGCAAGTCCACCGCAAACAAAAGAAAGTTAATTGCCAGGCCAAATAACAAGTCGGCACCCCTCTATGCCACACAAATCTTTATGAAAAAAGGGTGGATACGGGGGGTGTTGGTTCAATATTTGCCTTAGTGGCCATGAAGTAGCTGCTAATTTTTCGCCGGGAAAAGTCAATTAAATTTCCAGAGGGATGGCGGTGAAGGTTGAAAAACTTTTCGGCGccgaaaatgaataaatgataGAGCATGAATGTCAATCAATGTTAAGCACTGCAAAATGAAGACAAACAATCGAAAGGAATCGAAGCTGGGAGAAACGTGGATGGAAGCCGGAATTAAACCAAAATCGAGATGAGTCATTGGGGCGGGAAAACCAGCTTTCATTAGTTCCAGGGGGTGGCATACATTATGCCGCAGCCACACCCACAAATTGATAAAGTTTCCCCGCTTCGTACAACCCGCCCACCGCTCAACCGGCTAATCCAACAATGCCTAATGACAGTTGTCGAAAAGTTTTGGCCGAAAATCGATTCTAATGGCATCGCAAATAATCGAATCGAGTTGTTTATCAGAATGAATAGTTTTGCTCATTGGTGGGGGTTGTGCCAAAAAGTTGTCAAATTTTATAGTTATTTGGGGCTGGCTGCGCAGTCGAAAACATTTCTGTCAGATAAaaccctttttggccaacttttgtGTGGCTTATTGATAAAGTTCCACCTATTCTTTTTTGTCTCCTCTTctcttttggccataaatcagtTTGGGCCAAGAACTCCTGCTGAGTTGCTGCTGGGAGGTGAGCCTGCAATGGGACATAAACTATGCAGCAGGTTGCACTCATAGGGCTTTTCCTTTGAGTAATTAAAGCAATTGCGACAAAAGAGCCACAAATGCCGAAACAGCGTGTGGCCAAAAAGATGAAGTGGGGGTTCTAATCAGATTTACACTGCGGAAGCCGAAGGAGCTTGCCTTAATtgttataatttctttttcgCGCTTTCCAAATGTGTCAAAAATACATGGTACATGGAAGTGATAAGGAGTTTTTCCAATTAGGAGCTTTTAAATCTATAAGCCTGTCACACAGAAATCGCTGTAGGCGCTGAGATTATGgtgaattttaaaaaacaagtaaataaaagaaaaaaaaattgtacacTTTTTATTAATGCATTTAAGGTATGGATTTTTTCACACAGCTTTATAAGCCGTTAATAGCCTTAACTATAAGAAATGAGCTATAAAAATCCGTACAAGTTGTAACATTAAATACTGTTCAAGGGGTCAATTAGCCAAAGCATTAGCGTTTATGGCATGACCTGCagcattcattatttttaaaggctCACGAAAGCACCACAAGGCGgccaaataattaaatgcctTTCGCTCCACGTACTCCATAGAGATCCGTTGTCGGTCTCCGCCCAATCTGACCAAAAAACCTAATGAAAACCCATTGAGCTGTGAGTGATCTCATGTCGAAGCCAGCTGTCAGAGGTCGCCACCAATCGAGTTGATCGCCCAAACAATGGAGACTCATTAACGATCTTAAGAATAAAGAAATACTTCTCTTGACCGACAAAATTATGCGCGGCCAgcgcaaataaataataaaagggGGTGGAggagaaaaatatgaaaataatttccatAGGGGCAGGAGGGTAAGGGGAGGCGAAGACGCCATCGCGAACGAACAGTAAGGGTCGTgagcataaatttcaaaattgtttCTTGGCCTCGGCGCGCGGCATTGATGAAGTACATGGCGATGGGCGGGGAGCAGAACTGGGGAGCCTCATATGCCACAGGGCAACTTATGGCCAAGAAAGGTGCAGATTGGAGTGCCACAGTGAAATAGAGTCGGAAAGAGTCTGCACTTGAAGAAATACGGTGCAGACCACAGAATCGAATAACTGGGTCTAGAATTGGTCTTATGAATATTTAGAGTTGGAACTGATTTTAATGCAAGTTGATCCCTTCGATAAGAAATGATAACTTCCTTTCATACTTATAATATGAAGAAACTATAACTTTTTTTGAGTGCAAAAGGAAGCGACGCCAAAGACGCAGACCAGGAAACCATTGTGCTCGACTGTTCCCTTGGCCATTCTTGATGGTCGATGCTGTGCGGGTGATAAGTAACATGAATCACgttttattttgcctttggaCTTTAACGATGCAGTGGAGCGTCGGGCTGGGCAAGTCAACTCCAGACTGGCTCAATGGCTGACTGACTTCGTCTTCGAGTTGGCTGAAAGGTCAGAGCCGAGACTCAAGAGTCGAGGTTTcctgcaatttttatttacctTTTGTGTATGAGAACAACTTGGTTCTATTCTTCTGGCGATTTTACCCTCTACCCCTCCACCCATCAGCTTATGGTTTATTTTGTAGAATATGCTTGCAGGGATTTTCGTTTCTCGCTGCTTTTTCCATTTGCCTTGGAACGtgagaatttaatatttcttttcattaGCCACGCTCGACTCCAGTTCGAGCTTAGGGTTCTGTAAGTGCAAAGTGGAGCTGGGACTTTGAAGGAGGCAGGCAGGCAGTTCTGGCGACACTTACAAATTTCATGGTTTCATTTTGAGGAggtcagcagcaacagaaataAATTATGTCGAACAGGGCCGACTGCTAAATTCATTGTAGGAAGAAGGCAGGGgaaaatgtcgacggttggaAAGGAAAATAGTGGAGCAAGAAGaaagaaaatgtgaaaaagggGAATCCTGTCAATAGGGCATTAACCAAAAGCAAGACGCAGTTAATTGGATTTTtgctgaaaataaatattctttgATAAGATTAAACGTTACAACTTAAACCGTCAAGATTAAAACGATACATAATTCAGTTCGATTCAATGAAATCGATTTACAAGCAATATTTTGTAGGTGActgtgcattttaattgactttaattatttttaaataatgtttAGGGAATTATTGTTACGAGAAACCCTTGCTTCGCCAACGCCTTTACTTAAATGTCCCCAAATTTTATGCACATTTATGTCAGCCGATTTTCATGGTTCCACCTTCACTGTGTGTCCAATGCAGccacaaaagtttttccacCTCAATTCCAATGCTGTACCCCTACAGCACTCCGCCCCTTTTGGACCACTAACATTGCTAAGACCCTTGTCAAAACTTTCGTTGCTGGAAAACAGAAGTTAAACCGAAACTATTTGCCAGTCACGTTCGTCTTGATAACTTGTCGCCAGCTGGAAATCTGCGGAGCATACGAGAGACATTGTCGCCAAATCCGCGACCAAGTGTTGCGACTGGCAACACGAGGCAACAATGTTGCATCCACTCAGCCATCGGAGCCTCTGGATCCTCTAAGCCACTCGGTTCTGCCATTTTGGTGGCATCCAGAAGTCGTCGGCGACCAAGTTGGCAAATATCAGCCACCAACAGCCATCAAACGCAGCTTAGGCGCGAAATCCGTCCGCTAAACCCCTTCACGGCCACGCCCTCTTCCGCCCGTTTGGGCCACCCGGCCTATTTTGCATGTGTCGCACTATTTGTGGCTGCCACTCGGCTTCACGACTTTCCATCTCTCGCTGAATGCTACAAAAAGCAGCATGCCTGATATTTCGATGTTCCAGAGAAAC is from Drosophila melanogaster chromosome 3L and encodes:
- the CG13481 gene encoding uncharacterized protein, isoform C, which produces MSSNSSESLNKMKSLVGKMIFMQVTEHLFLRAQQLLDSDVSIEERVRRMEVLNNNMKWFNSERTRILEQLQLNIFGQISVEHHNAMNMSENLYELREGLDGLSRRMESMQEDITCSICLSPWSSNGRHRVVSLRCGHLFGNSCIRTAIRRSHRCPICRRRALHADVRRIFSRRISH